CCAAATAATGACATCTATTTTGTACGCCTTCATTTCTCTGCTTTCTCAACCCCGACTGACCTCTCCGCGGCTCTTTTTGATGTATGGACTTCTGGGTCCTCACTGTTGCTTAATTTCACTGGCAAAAACAGTACCAACTCTCCTATAATAAAGGAATTCTTCCTTCCCATCTCTCCCGGAAAAttcaatgtgtattttttgcCTCGAGGATCGTCTTTTGCGTTTATAAATGCAATAGAAGTCTTCCCTGCCAATGATAGTTACATACCTGATGAAGCAAACCAAATTAGTTCTGTAGGAAGTAAAAATACTTACAGGGGTTTGAGATCTTGGACATTACAGACCATTTACAGGATCAATGTTGGAGGCCCTAAAATCACACCAGAGAACGATACACTCTGGCGAAACTGGGACCCAGACGATGGATCTTACGAAAATGCAGGAAGTGCAACCAGCGTATCCCCGACTTCGTATTCCAGTATGCCTAATTACGGGGGAAATGTCAATGAAAGCATCAGTGCATCTACGGCCCCAACTCTCGTCTACCAGACTGCGAAAGTAGCAAAACCGATGAATACCAGTGGCAATTTCAACTTAACCTGGTCTTTTAAAGTTGATAAGAGTGTTAGCCACCTTGTTCGAGTTCACTTCTGTGATATTATCAGTGAATCAGCTAACACTCTAAATTTCAGTCtacatatttataataatttcagTATGTTGATCAATCCTTATGAGTATGGTTACCAGTTAGCTGTTCCGTTTTACATCGATTTTGTGGTTTATTCTGATGATTCTGGACATTTGAATATCGGTATAGGCCCTTGGGCAGGTACCATTTTAAACAGTGCCTTTCTGAATGGGCTGGAAATAATGAAGATACTGGGGAATTCAGGCATTACATTGAGCTTGCAAGAGCacgagaaaaaaaatgtttttattatagttGGTTCAATTCTTGGAGGCTTAGGCTTAATTTGCATTTTGGTAGCTGTGTTCTTTTTGGTTTTCAGATGCAGGAAGCCGAAGTCTATTGAAACTTCAGACTGGTCGCCACTAACTGGAGGAGGGAGTTCTCACAGCAGGATGACTGAGGGAACCATCCCTAATATGAATCTCGGATTAAAGATACCATTTTCTGAAATTCAATTGGCAACGAAAAACTTTGACACGAAGTTGCGGATTGGTAAGGGTGGCTTTGGGATCGTCTATAAGGGAACTCTCAAGAATGGCACAAAAATTGCTGTGAAACGTAGTGATCCAGGGTCTGGCCAAGGCCTTCCAGAATTCCAAACAGAGATCATGGTTCTGTCCAAAATTCGCCACCGCCATCTTGTATCCTTGATTGGGTATTGTGATGAGAGGTCTGAGATGATACTTGTCTATGAATTCATGGCCAATGGGACTTTAAGGGATCATCTATATGCTTCGGATAAGCCACCTTTGTCTTGGAAACAAAGGCTTGAAATTTGCAATGGTGCAGCCAGGGGTCTTCACTACCTCCACAAAGGGTCAGCTGGGGGAATCATACACCGTGATGTTAAGCCCACTAACATCCTGCTTGATAAGAATAATGTTGCTAAAGTTGCCGATTTTGGTCTTTCAAAATCGGGTCCTCTTGATGATACCCATGTCAGCACAACTGTCAAAGGCACAATTGGTTATCTTGATCCCGAGTATTTTAAGTCCCAACAGTTGACAGAAAAATCTGATGTCTACTCATTTGGCGTAGTTCTTCTTGAGGTGCTATGTGCAAGGCCGGCAATAGATAGCACGCTTCCAAGAGAGCAGGCGAATTTGGCAGAATGGGCAATGCTTTGCAAGAATAAAGGGTTGCTAGAAGATATTATTGATCCTATACTCAAGGATCAGATTGATCCTAACTCCCTAAGAAAATTTATTGAGACAACAGAGAAATGTTTGCAAGAATGCGGCACTGATCGCCCTACCATGGGTGACATATTGTGGGACTTGGAATATGCATTACAGCTTCAACAAACAGCAATGCCAAGAGAGCCACATGAAGACAGCACAGTTGGTGGTTCTGCAGCATTGGCAATGCCCAATGTTTGGAGGTTTCCTTCAATTAGTATGTCTATTGAGAGAGATGATATGCCTGCTATAATGGATGATGGCTCCTACACTAGAGATAGTGAAGTTTTTTCCCAGTTGAAAGCTGATGGTAGCAGATAATGTTATTTGGTTTTCAAGATCTAGTGACGCAGCTGAAGTTTCTTTATCCTCTACAAACTATGATAAATACACCTTTGTgaacttcattttgtattttGGGTCGCATTAGCACTTCTTCTAATTGTAAACCAGCAGTATAATGGTAGATTAGTTACATATTCTTGTCTGCATCTGTTTACCGCTTTTATATGCTTGCAAGTCTGTTCTTGgtgtttgaataaaatttgtttcatcagaggaaaaaaaatatttaccaaTGCTGATTGCCATTGGTTAATAGAGGGAAAATGCGCTTGAAAAGATCCTTATAGAGCTTGATGGGTTTGCTGGGTGCAAAGGTTTTATATTTCTGGTCTCTAAGAATTGTATCCGTTACACCCTGCTATTCTATGATAAGGTTGATTTGATCATAGGATTAGAGTTCGCCTTCCAAATGCCGAAGGGAGagtaaatatttcaaaaatttaggCCAACCAAGTGAAGATGTTTACATTTCTTGAGTGTCCACTCTTGGACAGAACTTGATTGGAGAGTAAGGTTGGCCCAGCTTCTTCAAGAGGCTGTTCTAAAGGGTAAGGCCTAGTCTTTAGGCATTTCTCAAGGTCTTTTACTTCAAGTGAAAATAATGTGATAGGAGCATAGTTACAAATTCCTTTCAGTTCTGCTCGGAATGgccataatttttcatttcaattaatCAACTGATATGAATCACCTTTCtactctatttatttatttttagagtgagaaataaaattatttaaatagaatagaGAAATGAAATTTTCTAGCTGATGCATGTGTCTATTtgtcaaaataacaaaaatggaGTTTTTAGAGTTAGTTTGGCTAAAATGCTAAAGAGGCTGATGTAAATGCTTTAGATTAAACTGAGTAGTTTACTTAATGTACTTTAGTAATTTATGGGTCTGCCGAttttcattagaaaaaaaaaaaaagaaaaaaacaaagaagtaaATCTGAGGCTGTAACTTCTTTTCAAGTTtacattttgtttatatattactGTGTTGACTTAGTATTATTGTGCTGTTAAGTcatgggtgatttttttttttttttttttttgctttgagacaaaaaattatataatagtaTTGCGTATTTTATGTTAatgtatttatatttggttttgaaatttgcTTAATTATTTGGTTTATCTGCTCATCAAAAAATTGGTTGATCTCACTATACTTAGTAGCTTAAACCCTTTTTTATAGGTTAGTAGCTTAAACATGATTGTTCatacaatttgttttttctttataaatttactaaataattagttttaaaaattcaatattaaTGTTTTAAAGTGTGATTAATTTATGGGAAAGACATTCACAACTTATGCACATTTTAAGGGGAAAAATGCTCAAAATTCAGAAGTTATGCTTCAATCCTGTGTCCCAAATGCTGTAGCTTTAGATATTGAACCCCCTGTAAAGGCTCAAAGATGTAAACTTTATCAAATAGACATTGTTTTTTTAGAATGTGATTCTAGACATTGTTTTATAGGACATCTTCATTGAGTTAAaactaatttataaaataaaagtttttttttttacttacaaattttattatattaactatTTAGTTTGGCCCCCTAGAAAAACTTCCTGGCTCTGCCAATGGACACAGCATTAGCAACATGCCAAGATTATCATCATTGCTGAAAAAGAAGGAATTGGAGAGGCATCATCTACTAACACACTAGTAAATGATCCAGATTGAGATGCAGATTCGGAAGCCATAAATGAGACTTAAGCAAAGCTCTTATACTATGTTCAAAACtaaagcaagaaaagaaaaatgataaaaaaaaaaatttatactgaTCAATCCGAAAGAATTACATTAACCATTGTTGATACCTATTTTCGCGACACATTTTCTACAAGCCCGATTTAACCAAGCCTGACTTCATTGTAGgctcaattcatgtattatattatattttattcttttaagcatggCCCAAGCCCATGTGACTTATGAAGGAAATTgggggtggaaatatgggtacagaGGAActttccctctcttcctcacaacctctctcaattttctcttcTCGGTGACTGTGGGTCGAAACTTCAGACCTGTTGAACCACGTTCTACCCACATACTTGAAACTTTAGAGCAAAAACTCATTTAGCCAGTCAATAATCTCACGATTCCGAAACTTAGGGGTGAAAATATGAGTATAGGGAAaccatctctctcttcctcacaacctctctcaatttcctcttctcggTGATTATAGGTTAAAGTTTCAAACCTGT
The sequence above is drawn from the Castanea sativa cultivar Marrone di Chiusa Pesio chromosome 5, ASM4071231v1 genome and encodes:
- the LOC142636058 gene encoding putative receptor-like protein kinase At5g24010, with protein sequence MEKLQFHKIHLPPFAAFLFLLQFLSVAYSLTDNNFFINCGSATNANTDIRNFVGDLNSSDPISSSFSFTGHSSPVANGNQSSGTSSTLYQTARIFRTNSSYEFDIPNNDIYFVRLHFSAFSTPTDLSAALFDVWTSGSSLLLNFTGKNSTNSPIIKEFFLPISPGKFNVYFLPRGSSFAFINAIEVFPANDSYIPDEANQISSVGSKNTYRGLRSWTLQTIYRINVGGPKITPENDTLWRNWDPDDGSYENAGSATSVSPTSYSSMPNYGGNVNESISASTAPTLVYQTAKVAKPMNTSGNFNLTWSFKVDKSVSHLVRVHFCDIISESANTLNFSLHIYNNFSMLINPYEYGYQLAVPFYIDFVVYSDDSGHLNIGIGPWAGTILNSAFLNGLEIMKILGNSGITLSLQEHEKKNVFIIVGSILGGLGLICILVAVFFLVFRCRKPKSIETSDWSPLTGGGSSHSRMTEGTIPNMNLGLKIPFSEIQLATKNFDTKLRIGKGGFGIVYKGTLKNGTKIAVKRSDPGSGQGLPEFQTEIMVLSKIRHRHLVSLIGYCDERSEMILVYEFMANGTLRDHLYASDKPPLSWKQRLEICNGAARGLHYLHKGSAGGIIHRDVKPTNILLDKNNVAKVADFGLSKSGPLDDTHVSTTVKGTIGYLDPEYFKSQQLTEKSDVYSFGVVLLEVLCARPAIDSTLPREQANLAEWAMLCKNKGLLEDIIDPILKDQIDPNSLRKFIETTEKCLQECGTDRPTMGDILWDLEYALQLQQTAMPREPHEDSTVGGSAALAMPNVWRFPSISMSIERDDMPAIMDDGSYTRDSEVFSQLKADGSR